Within the Pseudobythopirellula maris genome, the region GAGCTGCCGTCGCGGCTCAGACCGTGTTGACGCGGTTCGTTTCGTAGTAGCGACGCGAGGCGTCCGCCCCGCACCAGCCGCCCAGCACCGCGACAGCCAGCCCCAACGCCGTGGTGGCGAAGGCGGCCCACAGCACCTGTTGGGCGTAGGTCGACGCGGTCTCGACGGCCTCGTTGGCCATCCGCTTGACCGCTTCGATCCGCTCCTGCAGGGGCTCGACCACTCCGTTGGCGATGTCGTTGAGCTGCTCCTCGCTGAGGTCGGTCTCGCTCGCTAGCAAGTCGACCGCCTCCTCGTCGCGGCCCTCGATCATCAGCATGGCGGCCTGGTTGAACTGCTCGGCGTCGAGATCATTGATCGCTTCGCGCACCGCCTGCTTGGTCACTTCAGGGCCCCCTTCGGCGTCGAGCGACGCGACGACCGCGGCCGAACGATCGGCCATCTGCGAACGGAGGTCGTCGGCTAGGCTCTGGTTGTTGCCGGGGTTACCGAACCGCTCTTTGAGCGCCTGGTAAGCGCCCTCGATGAGGTCGTTGGACTGCTCCTCGGTCAGGTCGGTCTGCGATGCGATCAGTTGGGCGGCCGACTCGCGGTCGTCGTCCATCAGCTGCGTGACGAGCTGATCGATCGTCTCGTCGTCGAGCTCCTCGATCGAAGCGCGGACGTCTTCTTCGGTCACCTCGGGCCCTCCCTCGGCGTCGACCGCGGCGATCGCCTCGGCCGCCTGCTGCTGAAGCCGCTCACGGAGCGTGGCCGCCAGGTCGGTGCTGGCCGCCGCCGAGCCCATCTCGGCCAAGCCGCTGGCGCCCTGAGCGGCGCCCTGCGCCGTGGTACTGACAACCGTGGCGACGCCCGTGCCCGCGGCCGACACGTACGACTGCCCCGTCTGCACGAGCGAGCTGAATCCGAGGTAGCCGAGCCCCAGCAGGATCGTCGTCGAGACGGCCCACAGCAAGAAGCCGTGGATCATGCCGTTGGTCTCGTCCGGGTCACGCGACATCCGGGCCGCCACGGCGCCGCCGATGAAGAAGGCGATGATGACCGATATAACCATCCATAAGGCGCCGACCTGAGGCAGGCCGTCGTCCATCAGGGTGTCGTCGCTCGCATCGGTCACACTGACACCGAGCGACAGGCCGAACAAGTTCAGCAGCCAGCTGATCGACAGCACGGCGAACAGGCCGGCAATGATCGCGCCCCAACTGATGGCCGGGGAGCAGTAGGCGGGGGCGGGGGCCCCGTGGTGGGTTTCGTGGTGGGTTTCGTGGTGGTGGTGCTCGTGCTCGTTCATGGTTTCGCCTTGGGATAGAAGGTGTCGAAAGTGAAGGTGAGAGGAAAACGCCATAGGTTGGCTCGCGTGCCCCGCCGCTAGTGCAAACGGCTTGCCAATGCGAATATCTCCTCCCAATGAGCGAACTTGGCCGTAGACTGACCACGCCCGACGGACGCCGCCCGCCCTACCCGGCGCGATCCAGACCACCCGCGCGGGCCCCGGAGCCGCTCCCGCGTTCCACCGTTCCCCCCATTCTTCCTAGAAGAGCGTTGCTGGTTGGCTTGCTGCCAGAGCAGCACATTCTCTTTCAGCCGCCTCGGCCGCTAATCGACCGATCGCCTTCAACTCTATGAACCCCTTCTCCCACAACGCCCGGGCCTGGGACCGTCTCGTCGAGGCGGGCAACGAGTGGACCCGGCCCGCGGATCCGGCCGTTATCGAGCGCGCCCGCGTCGGCGAGCTGGAACTGCTGCTCATCCCTGACAAGCCGGTCCCGATGGAGTGGTACCCGCCGCTCGCTGGCACGCCGACGCTCTGCCTCGCCTCGGGCGGCGGGCAGCAGGGGCCGCCGCTCGCCGCGGCCGGCGCTGTGGTCACCGTGCTCGACGCCTCGCCCAAGCAGCTCGGGCAAGACCGCGCGGTCGCCGAGCGCGACGGGCTTGAGCTGACGACCTCCCAAGGCGACATGGCCGACCTGTCGGCCTTCGCCGACGAGAGCTTCGGCCTTGTCTTTCACCCCTGCGCGAACTGCTTTGCCGAGAGTGTGCGGCCGGTGTGGCGCGAAT harbors:
- a CDS encoding class I SAM-dependent methyltransferase, translating into MNPFSHNARAWDRLVEAGNEWTRPADPAVIERARVGELELLLIPDKPVPMEWYPPLAGTPTLCLASGGGQQGPPLAAAGAVVTVLDASPKQLGQDRAVAERDGLELTTSQGDMADLSAFADESFGLVFHPCANCFAESVRPVWRECWRVLRPGGVLLAGFCNPVRFAVEDGRYDNGSLLLRFPVPTSDAADLTDPKIKAQIDAGDVLEFGHTLTDQIGGQLDAGFLLTAMMESRFQDPEGDPVSRLMDTFIATRAVKPGGGN
- a CDS encoding TIGR04086 family membrane protein, translating into MNEHEHHHHETHHETHHGAPAPAYCSPAISWGAIIAGLFAVLSISWLLNLFGLSLGVSVTDASDDTLMDDGLPQVGALWMVISVIIAFFIGGAVAARMSRDPDETNGMIHGFLLWAVSTTILLGLGYLGFSSLVQTGQSYVSAAGTGVATVVSTTAQGAAQGASGLAEMGSAAASTDLAATLRERLQQQAAEAIAAVDAEGGPEVTEEDVRASIEELDDETIDQLVTQLMDDDRESAAQLIASQTDLTEEQSNDLIEGAYQALKERFGNPGNNQSLADDLRSQMADRSAAVVASLDAEGGPEVTKQAVREAINDLDAEQFNQAAMLMIEGRDEEAVDLLASETDLSEEQLNDIANGVVEPLQERIEAVKRMANEAVETASTYAQQVLWAAFATTALGLAVAVLGGWCGADASRRYYETNRVNTV